The Bifidobacterium bifidum ATCC 29521 = JCM 1255 = DSM 20456 region GAAGGGTGCCGCCGTCGCGTTCGTCGACCTGCAGGAGCTCAAGGTCCGCGCCGATGTCACCAACCTGCCCGAGCGCATCGTGGTCAACGTTGACGGCCTGACCGACGGCACCAAGGTGCTGCTCAAGGACGTCGTGCTGCCGGAAGGCGCCGAGCTCGACATGGACGATCCGGAGACCTCCGTCGTCAGCGTCGAGGTGCCTGAGGACACCACCGAGTCCGCTGCTGCCGCTCCGGCCGCTGACGCCGATGCCGCTGCTGCCGCTCCGGCCGCCGATGCGGACGCCAAGTGATCCGTCTCGCACAGCACATCGGATTCCCGCGTGACACACGGGAGTGACGCTTGAGAAAAGCCCACCACAAGCGTGGGCTTTTTTCATAATGTGAACGAGCTCACGCCGAATGCGTCATCGGTGTGAGAAAGTATCTCTCAGAGCCGGTGCCAGAAGCGCCGACTGCCCCATCTGGCCGCCGTGACGCAAACGGCGACGTTATCAAAGAAGTGGTTATGACAGAAAACAATCATCACGATTCCGCCGCGCTGGACAAGCTCACCGAGCCGTTCACCGTGCTGCCGAACGACAATCCCGCATCCGACGCGAAGCGCCAGGAGCTCATCGACAAGCCGGCATTCGGTCAGGTCTTCTCCGACAACATGGCCCACATGAGCTGGACCAAGGGCGAGGGCTGGGGCGACCGTCGCATCGAGCCGTACGCGCCGCTGAAGCTGGATCCGGGCGCATCCGTGCTGCACTACGCCCAGGAGGTCTTCGAAGGTCTGAAGGCATACCGCCACGCCGACGGCTCCACCTGGCTGTTCCGCCCGGACGCGAACGCCGAGCGTTTCCAGAACTCCGCCAAGCGCCTGTACCTGCCCGAGCTGTCCGTGGACGACTTCCTCGGCTCCGTGGCGGCCCTCGTCAAGCGCGACGTCAACTGGGTGCCCACCCGCCGCGAGTACACGCTGTACATGCGTCCGTTCATGTTCGCCTCCGAGCCGTTCCTCGGCGTGCGTGCCCCGCACGAGGTCGACTACTGCGTGATCGCCTCCCCGTCCGGCCCGTACTTCCCGGGCGGCGTCAAGCCGGTGAGCATCTGGGTGGAAGACAAGTGGTTCCGCACCGGCCCCGGCGGCACCGGCTTCGCCAAGTGCGGCGGCAACTACGCCGCCTCGCTGCTCGGCGAATACACCGGCATCGACAACGGCTGCGAGCAGGTGTGCTTCGTGGACGCCGCCACCAAGACCTACCTTGAGGAGCTCGGCGGCATGAACATGATGGTCGTGCACAAGGACGGCCACGTGGAGACCCCGTCCCTGACCGGCAACATCCTGCCGGGCGTGACCCGCCGTTCCCTGATCCAGCTCATGCAGGATCGCGGCATCGACGTGGTCGAGACGATGATCAAGCTCACCGACCTGCTCGACGACATCAAGTCCGGCGAGGTCACCGAGGTGTTCGCCTGCGGTACCGCCGCCATCATCACCCCGATCGGCCGCTTCAAGTCCAAGGAGTTCGACGTGACCGTGGCCAACGGCGAATCCGGCAAGCTCACGATCGACCTGCGCGACCAGCTGCTCGGCATCCAGCTCGGCGAGGTCGAAGACCCGCACAACTGGATGTGGAAGGTCTGCTGAGCGCAGTCCAGTTCTACGTGAAGCCCCGCCCATCGGCTCGATCGAGCCCGGCGGGGCTTTTCGTATAGAACCCGCTCCCGCTGGCGGGAGCTGTCGAGCGTAGCGAGACTGAGGGTGGTTTTTATATGCCCATAAGGATTGCCTGCGGCAGCTGCGTTGCCGTCATCTGCACGCGGCCATCGGCAACCATGATGACTGGTGGATGGACAACAAGCCGGCGCTGAACCTGTTCGAGAGCATCGAACCGAACGGCACCGTTGAACTGGAAGGACTTGGAACGGTCAACCTGTCGCACTTCCCATATCGCGAAGACCTCGCGTACGGATGGCCCGATGACGCGGTCCGATTCCACGATCAGGCGCTGCCGTTCGACGGACGCAAGCTGCTGTACGGTCACACGCATCAGCTGTCTGCCGCGGGTGCGCGGCCGGAATCGCTCAACGTCAATTCTGCGCGGACTGCCGGGCTCCGGTAAGTCGACATGGGCGCAGAACTGGGTGTCCGACCCCGCCAACACGTGGCCGCATTGCGTGATCTCGCTCGACGCCGGCTGGGATGTGGTCGCCGACGCGCAGCATGCGAACCCGGAGTATGCGAATGAGCTGGCGCGGCTCGCCACACGGCACGGGGCAATCTGGCGGACGGAGGATTTCGACGTGCCCCTGGACGAGCTGCTGCGCCGCAACGAGGCCCGGCCGCGCGCCGACCATGTGCCGGAGGAGTACATCCGCTCGTCGTGGAAGCGGTTCCACCACGTGATGTTCCGCCCGCTCAATCCCGAAGACCCGAACGGCAACCTGCTTAAACGCATGATCGCCGACCCGTACGTCCGGGTCACACCGGTGCGCGGCGAGAGCGACGTATTCGCCTGCAATTTCACTCGAGAGGCGTTCCTCGAAGGACGTTGGAACACGCGCACGATCAACGCCCGCGGGCTCTGAAGTATGACACGGTGGTCGCGCACGGCGACACATCCCCGGGATCGTTCCCCGTGCGCGTGGAGCG contains the following coding sequences:
- a CDS encoding branched-chain amino acid aminotransferase, giving the protein MTENNHHDSAALDKLTEPFTVLPNDNPASDAKRQELIDKPAFGQVFSDNMAHMSWTKGEGWGDRRIEPYAPLKLDPGASVLHYAQEVFEGLKAYRHADGSTWLFRPDANAERFQNSAKRLYLPELSVDDFLGSVAALVKRDVNWVPTRREYTLYMRPFMFASEPFLGVRAPHEVDYCVIASPSGPYFPGGVKPVSIWVEDKWFRTGPGGTGFAKCGGNYAASLLGEYTGIDNGCEQVCFVDAATKTYLEELGGMNMMVVHKDGHVETPSLTGNILPGVTRRSLIQLMQDRGIDVVETMIKLTDLLDDIKSGEVTEVFACGTAAIITPIGRFKSKEFDVTVANGESGKLTIDLRDQLLGIQLGEVEDPHNWMWKVC
- a CDS encoding AAA family ATPase, which codes for MSDPANTWPHCVISLDAGWDVVADAQHANPEYANELARLATRHGAIWRTEDFDVPLDELLRRNEARPRADHVPEEYIRSSWKRFHHVMFRPLNPEDPNGNLLKRMIADPYVRVTPVRGESDVFACNFTREAFLEGRWNTRTINARGL